The Desulfoscipio gibsoniae DSM 7213 genome contains a region encoding:
- the istA gene encoding IS21 family transposase, which yields MDKIHDIRFRFFVKGENISQIADALHLDWKTVQKYVDMADFNKPAPKPASEQRFCPKLDPYKQTIDKWLEEDKQAPRKQRHTAKRVFNRLRKESPGFNCSYRTVASYYAVKHEELFNGAKGGFLPLEHRPGEAQVDFGTADFYENGTRLTGKYLEVSFPYSNKGYLQLFYGENMECLLEGLDAIFRHIGVVPDELWFDNTKTIITKVIRGGGRETTERFDRFREHYIFQAVFMNPGEGHEKGNVENKVGYQRRNFLVPMPHFLALSDFNRQLLDMCEEDANREHYRRNETIEELFAEDLKHCHPLPEIEFDLSGKGNATTNNWGKFYLNKGMHEYSVSPKYANTVVKLKLTSSLVIVMDENYREIVRHRRLYGDTKKQSMDWLPYLRQLSIRPRALKYSGIYDMMPPAMKQFLEGCSNTETGKVLKVLAELTDRTGFDSALSTVNQALCYGASDADSLKNLYRRIYADVPELPPMPLNSEIPDVGQMTTNLIAYDTFLKKGGAANA from the coding sequence ATGGACAAGATACATGATATCAGATTCCGTTTCTTCGTGAAAGGAGAAAACATTTCCCAAATCGCAGATGCATTGCATTTGGATTGGAAGACGGTGCAGAAGTATGTCGACATGGCGGACTTCAACAAACCGGCTCCCAAACCGGCTTCGGAACAGCGTTTCTGTCCTAAGTTGGATCCCTACAAGCAGACTATTGATAAATGGCTTGAAGAGGACAAACAGGCACCACGTAAACAGCGGCATACCGCCAAGAGGGTATTTAACCGTCTTAGGAAGGAATCCCCCGGGTTTAACTGTTCATACAGGACGGTTGCTTCCTACTATGCTGTAAAACACGAGGAACTTTTTAACGGTGCCAAGGGCGGATTCCTTCCACTGGAACACCGTCCAGGTGAGGCGCAAGTTGATTTCGGCACAGCCGATTTTTATGAAAATGGCACACGGCTAACCGGAAAATATCTTGAAGTGTCATTTCCATACAGCAACAAAGGCTACTTGCAACTGTTCTATGGTGAAAACATGGAATGCCTTCTGGAAGGACTTGACGCCATCTTTCGGCACATTGGTGTTGTACCCGACGAATTGTGGTTTGATAACACCAAAACCATCATAACAAAAGTAATTCGGGGTGGCGGACGTGAGACCACCGAACGGTTTGATCGTTTCCGGGAACACTACATTTTTCAAGCCGTATTTATGAACCCCGGTGAAGGCCATGAAAAAGGCAATGTCGAAAACAAAGTCGGTTACCAGAGGCGTAACTTTCTTGTCCCCATGCCGCACTTTCTTGCGCTTTCCGATTTCAACCGGCAGCTTCTCGACATGTGCGAGGAAGATGCCAACAGGGAGCATTACCGCCGCAATGAGACCATTGAGGAATTGTTTGCGGAAGACTTAAAACACTGCCATCCTCTTCCTGAAATCGAGTTCGACCTAAGTGGCAAAGGTAATGCTACCACCAACAACTGGGGCAAATTTTATCTGAACAAAGGGATGCACGAATACTCGGTTTCACCGAAATATGCAAATACAGTGGTTAAACTGAAACTGACATCATCGCTTGTCATCGTCATGGACGAGAACTACCGTGAAATCGTAAGACACCGTCGCCTTTACGGCGATACCAAAAAGCAGAGCATGGACTGGCTTCCATATCTCAGGCAGCTTTCCATACGTCCACGCGCATTGAAATATTCGGGTATCTATGACATGATGCCGCCTGCAATGAAACAATTCCTTGAGGGCTGCTCCAATACGGAAACAGGAAAGGTTCTTAAAGTTCTGGCAGAACTCACGGACAGAACAGGCTTTGACAGTGCGCTCAGTACCGTCAATCAGGCACTCTGTTACGGCGCATCTGATGCGGATAGCCTTAAGAACCTCTACCGGCGTATTTACGCTGATGTGCCGGAACTTCCGCCGATGCCGCTCAATTCGGAAATACCGGATGTCGGTCAGATGACAACCAACCTTATCGCTTACGATACCTTCCTGAAGAAGGGGGGTGCCGCAAATGCTTGA
- a CDS encoding PadR family transcriptional regulator, with translation MNVSKYLPLTETTFYIMLALRKAGHGYAVMQKVEELSKGRVRIAAGTMYGAIENLMKQKMIVSVPSEDARRKVYQLSPMGHEILALEVERLKNLVEVYEQTESEEV, from the coding sequence ATGAACGTATCAAAATATTTACCGCTAACGGAAACGACATTCTATATTATGCTGGCCTTACGAAAAGCCGGCCATGGCTACGCAGTGATGCAGAAAGTTGAGGAATTAAGCAAAGGCCGTGTAAGAATTGCGGCAGGAACAATGTACGGAGCGATTGAAAATTTAATGAAGCAAAAGATGATTGTTTCCGTCCCCTCAGAAGATGCAAGAAGAAAAGTGTACCAGCTTTCACCTATGGGGCATGAGATTTTGGCACTGGAAGTTGAACGCTTGAAAAATTTAGTAGAAGTTTATGAGCAAACAGAATCAGAGGAGGTATAA